In one Neobacillus sp. CF12 genomic region, the following are encoded:
- a CDS encoding sugar phosphate isomerase/epimerase family protein: protein MIIGFQTANYFARATNYQSSMEAWGEAERKVIETFSLAEFDRICHDIRGAGFQNMELWMGHAFPKFMTPYFAEELKKIWQSYGLSVYSYSCSLGDPIRYPRWTRLCFETAKMLGIDLITSGITKESAPVIYSLCNEFGIKVGVENHPEKHPDEIKAIIGDYGDLLGAVVDTGWYGTQDFSASEAILQLKDSLLNVHLKDVKEAGRHNPVALGTGIAGIAECVYALKEIGYDRTVSIEQEAGEYDPTDDCASALQWIKSLIDESKHNSHSVML, encoded by the coding sequence ATGATTATTGGCTTTCAAACTGCAAATTATTTTGCCCGTGCAACGAACTACCAATCAAGTATGGAAGCATGGGGAGAAGCTGAGCGCAAAGTAATTGAAACCTTTAGCTTAGCAGAATTCGACCGCATTTGCCATGATATTCGAGGTGCGGGGTTTCAAAATATGGAATTATGGATGGGACATGCTTTTCCTAAATTTATGACTCCTTATTTTGCAGAAGAATTAAAGAAAATTTGGCAGAGTTATGGTTTAAGCGTCTATTCATATTCTTGTTCGCTTGGCGACCCAATCCGCTATCCAAGATGGACTAGGCTGTGTTTTGAAACAGCCAAAATGCTAGGAATTGACTTAATTACAAGCGGCATTACCAAAGAGTCAGCTCCGGTCATTTATAGTCTATGTAATGAATTTGGGATCAAGGTGGGCGTTGAGAACCATCCAGAAAAGCATCCTGATGAAATCAAGGCGATTATCGGTGATTATGGAGACTTACTTGGTGCGGTTGTTGATACGGGGTGGTATGGAACACAGGACTTTTCTGCATCTGAAGCGATTTTGCAATTAAAGGATTCCTTACTTAATGTACATTTAAAAGATGTCAAAGAAGCAGGCAGGCATAATCCTGTCGCACTCGGAACGGGAATTGCCGGTATTGCTGAGTGTGTTTATGCCCTGAAGGAAATTGGCTATGATCGGACGGTATCCATTGAGCAGGAAGCGGGGGAGTATGATCCAACAGATGACTGCGCCAGTGCTCTTCAATGGATTAAGAGTTTAATAGATGAAAGCAAGCATAATTCCCATTCGGTTATGCTTTAA
- a CDS encoding GH1 family beta-glucosidase, whose product MAIITFPKDFRFGVSTASYQIEGAYNEDGRGMSIWDTYSRIPGMVLNGDNGDTACDSYHRMDEDIALLKELGVNTYRFSIAWPRIFPNGRGEFNQKGLDHYHRFVDKLLENGIEPLCTIYHWDLPQALQDEGGWKNRQTIEAFIEYSDLLFREFSGKIKSWLTINEPWCVSFLGYFVGEQAPGEKDLQTSLDVAHHLLLAHGRAVKRFKELGIPGEIGFAPNVTWYEPFSNRPEDIEACKRISAWFMEWFLDPVFKGSYPQILVDWFAKKGAKVNIQEGDMEIISQPTDILGINFYTGTVSRYKEGNGTFDCEHLDGLFDKTDIGFTIYADAFYKVLMDIKNKYGDVPIYITENGATYNQDPVEGRVCDDKRIKYLKQHLTQISRALSSGVNLRGYCIWSLMDNYEWSYGYSMRFGLVHVDYHTLKRTKKDSYFWYKKLNQNHWFEL is encoded by the coding sequence ATGGCAATCATTACTTTTCCTAAAGATTTTCGCTTTGGCGTCTCAACAGCATCCTATCAAATTGAAGGTGCCTATAACGAAGATGGCAGAGGTATGTCTATATGGGATACCTATAGCAGGATTCCTGGTATGGTCCTAAATGGTGACAATGGTGATACCGCTTGTGACAGCTATCATCGTATGGATGAAGATATTGCATTATTAAAAGAATTAGGTGTTAATACCTATCGTTTCTCCATTGCATGGCCAAGAATTTTTCCAAACGGCCGAGGAGAATTCAATCAAAAAGGGCTAGACCACTATCATCGGTTTGTTGATAAGCTATTAGAAAACGGAATTGAACCACTTTGTACCATCTATCACTGGGATTTGCCGCAGGCACTTCAAGATGAGGGCGGCTGGAAGAATCGCCAAACAATTGAGGCATTTATTGAGTACTCCGATTTATTGTTCCGTGAGTTTTCAGGAAAAATTAAATCTTGGTTAACGATTAATGAACCTTGGTGTGTTTCCTTTTTAGGATATTTCGTTGGCGAGCAGGCTCCAGGGGAAAAAGACCTCCAAACTTCTCTTGATGTTGCCCATCACCTTTTGCTGGCACATGGACGAGCTGTAAAGCGATTTAAAGAACTTGGTATTCCTGGAGAAATTGGTTTTGCGCCAAATGTTACATGGTATGAACCATTTAGCAATCGACCAGAAGATATCGAGGCTTGTAAGCGAATCTCAGCATGGTTTATGGAGTGGTTTTTAGACCCTGTATTTAAAGGAAGCTATCCGCAAATTTTAGTAGATTGGTTTGCAAAAAAAGGGGCAAAAGTAAATATTCAGGAAGGCGATATGGAAATCATTTCGCAGCCTACCGATATTTTAGGAATCAATTTTTATACTGGAACGGTATCGCGATATAAAGAAGGAAATGGAACGTTTGATTGTGAACATCTTGATGGTTTATTTGATAAAACCGACATCGGGTTTACCATCTATGCGGATGCCTTTTATAAGGTGTTGATGGATATAAAAAATAAATATGGCGATGTACCAATCTACATCACAGAAAATGGTGCCACTTATAATCAGGACCCAGTCGAAGGTCGTGTTTGTGATGATAAACGAATCAAATACTTAAAGCAGCACTTAACACAGATTAGTCGTGCGCTATCATCCGGTGTGAATTTAAGAGGCTACTGTATTTGGTCATTGATGGATAATTATGAATGGTCTTATGGCTATAGTATGAGGTTCGGTCTTGTTCATGTGGATTATCATACATTGAAGCGAACGAAAAAAGATAGCTATTTCTGGTACAAGAAACTGAATCAAAACCATTGGTTTGAATTGTAG
- a CDS encoding beta-N-acetylhexosaminidase, with product MNINFSGDLQGLEQGIEIICRELGIQLSKDGIPIRVEQLTGPLMAGCQKDHGVIRYQEKIHFFRALGLWLQEFKESNQFEITEEPQFKTNGVMVDCSRNAVMTVDGIHTLLRKMALMGLNIVMMYTEDTFTVEKYPYFGYMRGRYTEQELQACDDYAHHFGIEMIPCIQTLAHLTEALKWNYAAKIRDTADILLADSDETYEFIEELIKAASRPFRSKRIHIGMDEAHQLGLGKYLEEHGYQKRFDIMNKHLHRVVSLVEKLALKPMIWSDMYFRLGSKSGNYYDLNANIPEDVIESMPKNVQFVYWDYYHTDEEFYRTFLRKHKEFGSEPIFAGGVWSWNGIAPNYGKTIVTTNAALEACKKEGIREVFATMWGDNGSETHPFTGLAGLQLFAEHGYASEVSQEKLAKRFNFCIGGNWDDFLTLNEFDETPGVSKDNLHESHPSKFLLWQDVLLGLYDENIRSLRLSEHYGKLASRLEKAKDRNTSWAEIFTFYTQLAHVLSIKADIGVKLKCAFDQNDKQKLIHLKDELPILRNLVDDLRKLHRCLWFSTMKPFGWEIIDIRYGGILSRLESAEYRINQWLNGEIDRFEELEVERLNYDAPWIMQEGALGRNSYHRIVTAGTFSG from the coding sequence ATGAATATTAATTTTAGTGGTGATTTGCAGGGGCTTGAACAAGGAATAGAGATTATTTGTAGAGAGCTGGGTATTCAGCTATCGAAAGATGGAATTCCTATCCGTGTGGAACAACTAACGGGTCCATTAATGGCTGGCTGCCAGAAAGACCATGGAGTAATCCGCTATCAAGAAAAAATTCACTTTTTTCGTGCATTAGGATTGTGGCTGCAGGAGTTTAAGGAAAGTAATCAATTTGAAATAACTGAAGAGCCACAATTTAAAACAAATGGTGTTATGGTGGATTGCTCGCGTAATGCCGTAATGACCGTAGACGGGATTCATACCCTTTTACGAAAAATGGCTTTAATGGGTTTAAATATTGTCATGATGTACACAGAGGATACCTTTACTGTTGAGAAATATCCATATTTCGGTTATATGCGGGGCCGATATACCGAGCAGGAATTACAAGCATGTGATGACTATGCACATCATTTCGGCATTGAAATGATTCCATGTATTCAAACACTCGCCCATTTAACAGAGGCACTGAAATGGAATTATGCAGCAAAAATAAGAGATACCGCTGATATTTTATTAGCAGATAGTGATGAAACCTATGAATTTATTGAAGAGTTGATAAAAGCAGCCTCCCGACCATTTCGAAGTAAGCGTATCCATATTGGAATGGACGAAGCTCACCAGCTTGGCTTAGGGAAATATTTGGAGGAGCATGGATATCAAAAACGCTTTGATATTATGAATAAGCATCTTCACAGGGTGGTATCACTTGTTGAAAAGTTGGCCTTAAAACCGATGATTTGGAGTGATATGTATTTTCGACTCGGTTCCAAATCAGGAAATTACTATGATTTAAATGCTAACATCCCAGAAGACGTTATTGAATCTATGCCAAAAAATGTTCAATTTGTTTATTGGGACTATTATCATACGGATGAAGAATTTTACCGAACATTCTTGAGAAAACATAAAGAATTTGGTTCAGAGCCGATCTTCGCCGGGGGCGTATGGTCATGGAATGGCATTGCTCCGAACTATGGAAAAACAATCGTTACCACGAATGCGGCTTTAGAAGCTTGTAAAAAAGAAGGAATCCGTGAAGTATTCGCAACCATGTGGGGCGATAATGGATCAGAAACACATCCATTTACCGGATTGGCTGGCCTGCAGTTGTTTGCCGAACACGGATATGCTAGTGAAGTGAGTCAAGAGAAATTAGCCAAGCGGTTCAATTTTTGCATCGGCGGCAATTGGGATGACTTTCTTACTTTAAATGAATTCGATGAGACACCTGGTGTTTCAAAGGATAACCTGCATGAATCACATCCATCTAAATTTTTGTTATGGCAGGATGTTTTACTCGGTTTATATGATGAGAATATTCGTTCCTTGCGGTTAAGTGAACATTACGGAAAATTGGCTTCACGCTTGGAAAAAGCGAAAGACCGGAATACAAGCTGGGCAGAGATTTTTACTTTTTATACTCAGTTGGCTCATGTATTGAGCATTAAAGCAGACATAGGAGTCAAATTAAAGTGTGCCTTTGATCAAAATGATAAACAGAAATTAATACATCTGAAAGATGAACTGCCAATATTACGAAATCTGGTCGATGATTTACGTAAGCTTCACCGTTGTTTATGGTTTTCAACAATGAAACCTTTTGGCTGGGAAATCATTGATATCCGCTACGGAGGAATACTCTCACGATTAGAATCTGCAGAGTATCGAATTAACCAGTGGCTAAATGGTGAGATTGATAGGTTTGAAGAGTTAGAAGTCGAAAGGCTCAACTACGATGCACCATGGATAATGCAAGAAGGTGCATTAGGAAGAAATTCGTACCACCGGATTGTAACTGCGGGGACATTTTCCGGATAA
- a CDS encoding SIS domain-containing protein — MNARLEKLTEKYPELLECQNSIMEAFNAIKKSYEANGKLLLAGNGGSAADCEHVVGELMKGFMSKRPLPQTIKAKLKEAANGSDYLGENLQGALPAISLVSHSALMTAFANDVAPDMVFAQQVYGYGKLGDVFMGFSTSGNSNNINHAVKVAKALGLTTIGFTGKSGGALKELCDITICVPFDSTPDIQERHLPIYHTLCIMLEEEFFG, encoded by the coding sequence ATGAATGCTAGATTAGAAAAACTAACTGAAAAATATCCAGAGTTACTAGAATGTCAGAACAGTATTATGGAAGCTTTTAATGCGATTAAAAAGTCCTATGAGGCAAATGGAAAACTGCTGCTTGCTGGAAATGGGGGCAGTGCAGCAGACTGTGAGCATGTCGTCGGTGAATTAATGAAGGGATTTATGTCGAAACGGCCTTTACCTCAAACAATCAAAGCAAAGTTAAAGGAAGCTGCAAATGGCAGTGACTATCTTGGTGAGAATTTGCAGGGGGCACTCCCTGCTATCTCGCTTGTCAGCCATTCGGCACTGATGACAGCCTTTGCCAATGATGTTGCTCCTGACATGGTGTTTGCTCAACAGGTATACGGTTACGGAAAACTTGGCGATGTCTTCATGGGCTTTAGTACTTCAGGTAATTCCAACAATATTAACCATGCTGTAAAAGTTGCAAAAGCGCTTGGACTAACAACAATCGGATTCACTGGTAAAAGTGGCGGAGCTTTAAAAGAGCTTTGTGATATTACCATTTGTGTTCCTTTTGATAGCACACCGGATATCCAGGAAAGACATCTGCCTATTTACCACACCCTTTGCATCATGCTTGAGGAGGAGTTTTTTGGATGA
- a CDS encoding ROK family protein, with amino-acid sequence MKPVLAGLDIGGTKCAVVVGIEDLQGIQIIAKQSFPTPDTPEKALTKMMDGLEKILLEQEDLVLTAIGISCGGPLDSKKGIILSPPNLPNWDRIDVLTPLRDRFQVPVSVQNDANACALAEWKWGAGIGTNNMVFLTFGTGMGAGFILDGRLYTGTNDMAGEVGHVRLEQRGPIGYGKAGSFEGFCSGGGIARLAQMMVNEWFNQGKTTEICSSREEIAEITAKTVAEAANAGDELANQIYQVVGQKLGRGLALLIDMLNPEKIIIGSIYLRQEALLKPIVMEELRKEALPFSLEVCEVVPSGLKESVGDLASLSVAKYALEIEG; translated from the coding sequence ATGAAACCCGTTCTAGCAGGTTTAGATATCGGTGGAACAAAGTGTGCCGTAGTAGTAGGTATTGAAGATCTGCAAGGAATTCAGATTATAGCAAAACAAAGTTTTCCTACTCCTGATACACCCGAAAAAGCGCTCACAAAAATGATGGACGGATTAGAGAAAATTTTGTTAGAGCAAGAAGATCTTGTCTTAACAGCGATTGGAATAAGCTGTGGCGGCCCGCTTGATAGTAAGAAAGGGATCATCTTATCGCCTCCCAATTTACCAAACTGGGACCGGATTGATGTATTAACACCGCTAAGGGATCGTTTTCAAGTCCCTGTTTCGGTCCAAAATGATGCCAATGCCTGTGCGCTGGCTGAGTGGAAGTGGGGCGCAGGAATAGGCACGAACAACATGGTCTTTCTAACATTTGGAACAGGAATGGGTGCAGGTTTCATATTGGATGGACGCTTGTATACCGGTACAAATGATATGGCTGGCGAAGTCGGCCATGTTCGTTTGGAACAGCGCGGTCCAATCGGATACGGGAAGGCCGGATCATTTGAAGGCTTTTGCAGCGGCGGCGGTATTGCCCGTTTAGCTCAAATGATGGTTAATGAGTGGTTCAATCAAGGAAAAACGACCGAGATTTGTTCTTCAAGGGAAGAAATTGCTGAGATCACAGCCAAAACGGTTGCTGAGGCTGCAAATGCTGGGGACGAGCTGGCCAATCAGATTTATCAAGTAGTCGGGCAGAAGTTAGGGAGAGGCTTAGCTCTATTAATTGATATGCTTAATCCCGAAAAAATTATTATCGGCAGCATTTACTTGCGGCAAGAAGCTTTATTAAAACCAATCGTGATGGAAGAACTGCGAAAAGAAGCCCTTCCTTTCTCGCTCGAGGTTTGCGAGGTTGTTCCTTCAGGGTTAAAAGAAAGTGTTGGTGACCTAGCATCTCTCTCTGTTGCTAAATATGCACTTGAAATAGAAGGGTAG
- a CDS encoding Sip1-related alpha-galactosidase → MFQFDKKQDVLDCLYHNQRILSGIQVSVNLDSHSTLSLDFKTAEENTVEDDRSTYKEYSYHYSDDLETVTAALTFRCYGSFMTTFVNASIKNDELFKKQAYFTPQQAITITITNLMEEYQAMANYQHKDWWTRPFFTNNIKEIPERTQSLLLKNDNSYFHLLPVCDKEARTDLIGTETGLQISVSPFHGGYDQICTFAFIFGASKDPFQLVNDNVKTASSFCGQSVLPREEKSYPEILDYLGWCSWDAFYHAVNEEGILTKAEELQQKNLPVKWMMIDDGWSEVNGKKLQSFDADQEKFPNGLSSTVSTLKQKFGVNWVGVWHTLAGYWEGIAPDSSLAKSLEKHLYQAKNGSLIPSPNAEEGFGFWHAWHSKLKKDGIDFVKVDSQSAITNFMAHNQSVGEAASGAHTALEASCSLHFNNTVINCMGMAEENIWHRPYSAVSRNSDDFVPQEMNGFKEHALQNAYNSFYHGAFYWGDWDMYWTKNHDDQQNMILRVISGGPIYFSDAVDATNPEMIWPLIYEDGRIIRCDQPGVPTEDCLFIDPFKTKVPLKIWNSSKGVGVVAAFNIFEGNEIVRGSIGPNDVTNLAGDEFILFDVLTKRHWKLKKEERINIELAENGSAIYLLIPVTGSITPIGLINKFICNHAIINSWNTESGLKLTLKEGGVFAFLSKGQPLKATVNGEVVPIETYSVNQHIYTIDCQTIDGEVLLEVEVAD, encoded by the coding sequence ATGTTTCAATTCGATAAAAAACAAGACGTGCTAGATTGTCTATACCATAATCAGAGGATATTATCAGGAATTCAAGTCTCGGTAAATCTTGATTCTCACTCTACTTTATCTTTAGATTTCAAAACTGCGGAAGAGAATACTGTAGAAGATGATCGCAGCACTTATAAGGAATATAGTTATCATTATAGTGATGATTTGGAAACGGTAACGGCAGCCTTAACATTCCGCTGTTATGGTTCGTTTATGACAACATTTGTAAATGCATCTATTAAAAATGATGAATTGTTTAAAAAACAAGCTTATTTTACACCACAGCAAGCAATTACCATTACGATTACTAACCTTATGGAAGAGTATCAGGCAATGGCAAACTATCAACATAAAGATTGGTGGACACGTCCATTTTTTACGAACAACATTAAGGAAATCCCTGAACGAACACAATCCTTACTTTTAAAAAATGATAATAGTTATTTTCATCTGCTTCCTGTTTGTGATAAAGAAGCGAGGACAGATTTAATCGGAACCGAAACGGGCTTGCAGATTTCTGTTTCTCCATTTCATGGCGGCTATGACCAGATTTGTACCTTTGCCTTTATTTTTGGAGCATCAAAAGATCCTTTCCAATTAGTAAATGACAATGTAAAGACTGCTTCTAGTTTCTGTGGTCAAAGTGTCTTGCCTAGAGAGGAAAAGAGCTATCCAGAAATTTTGGATTATTTAGGCTGGTGCAGCTGGGATGCCTTTTATCATGCGGTAAATGAGGAAGGAATTCTCACGAAAGCAGAAGAATTGCAGCAAAAAAATCTCCCTGTTAAATGGATGATGATTGATGATGGCTGGTCAGAGGTAAATGGAAAAAAACTACAATCCTTCGATGCTGATCAGGAGAAATTCCCTAATGGATTATCAAGTACTGTATCCACACTTAAGCAGAAGTTTGGAGTGAACTGGGTAGGTGTTTGGCACACGCTTGCAGGATATTGGGAAGGAATTGCACCCGATAGTTCTTTAGCCAAATCTTTAGAGAAGCATTTATACCAAGCGAAAAACGGCAGCTTAATCCCATCACCTAACGCGGAAGAAGGCTTTGGTTTTTGGCATGCATGGCATTCAAAGCTGAAAAAAGATGGAATCGATTTTGTTAAGGTAGATAGTCAAAGTGCCATTACAAACTTTATGGCTCATAACCAGTCAGTCGGTGAAGCTGCAAGCGGAGCTCATACAGCACTCGAAGCCTCTTGTTCTTTACATTTTAATAATACGGTTATTAACTGTATGGGAATGGCTGAGGAAAATATTTGGCATCGTCCTTACTCCGCTGTTTCACGGAATAGCGATGATTTTGTCCCGCAAGAAATGAATGGTTTTAAAGAACACGCGCTGCAAAATGCCTATAATTCTTTTTACCACGGTGCCTTTTATTGGGGCGATTGGGATATGTATTGGACGAAAAACCATGATGACCAGCAAAATATGATTTTGCGCGTCATTAGTGGTGGACCAATTTATTTCAGTGATGCTGTTGATGCCACGAATCCAGAAATGATTTGGCCGTTAATCTACGAGGATGGCCGAATTATACGCTGTGACCAGCCTGGAGTGCCAACAGAGGATTGTTTATTTATAGATCCATTCAAAACGAAGGTGCCGCTAAAAATTTGGAATTCAAGTAAAGGTGTAGGTGTAGTCGCTGCTTTTAATATTTTTGAAGGAAATGAAATCGTTAGAGGTTCTATTGGGCCAAATGATGTGACTAATTTAGCAGGTGATGAGTTCATCCTTTTTGATGTCTTAACAAAGAGACATTGGAAGCTGAAAAAAGAAGAACGGATCAATATAGAATTAGCCGAGAATGGAAGTGCTATATACCTCCTGATTCCAGTAACAGGTTCAATTACTCCGATTGGGCTTATCAATAAGTTTATTTGTAATCATGCAATTATAAATAGTTGGAACACAGAGTCTGGTTTGAAGCTAACGTTAAAAGAAGGCGGAGTCTTTGCATTCTTGTCTAAAGGACAACCATTAAAAGCAACCGTTAACGGTGAAGTGGTACCGATCGAAACGTATTCTGTTAACCAGCATATTTATACGATTGATTGTCAAACCATTGATGGCGAAGTGCTTCTAGAAGTAGAAGTAGCGGACTAA
- a CDS encoding FAD-dependent oxidoreductase yields the protein MKKLQLPAGDIPILAEVDVVIIGGSFAGIACALQFAKQGKRVMLVESRTYLGSELTATLSPWVEQSQLSRTQLIDSCINTCGKPVQNGNMIIFQMDQLKLHLEDLLFDAGVELLYSSLPITITRFEANWNGLVIANKSGRQLIRCKGIVDATETAITTFLTGEVLKSADEKEQRFYKRVLEFTNVQEIDQAEIAVPTDLNIKENKINLYHGYHENGHVYVEYEICLEAENSLEGNRIRETIAQKLGILLSEYLIQEVPAFSKALLSASSYELKGPYCMDKETAPNFYLEKLAVNHPNVWSFYKDLYKNNNTNWLDPVKAAAFGEQFAELVTDFSMTNQQVIQVKGVTSEGIAEYEVRIPVDFLEKSLDFGNVPTQEVFLSKRAQVLVAGGGSSGGAAAIVSAEEGMNTILVDLNPGLGGTGTFGGVDSYWFGKRHGYAEKITKLVHGVQKRINYKGHKWNIEAKKYALLETADFLGIEMLFNTITFGAITKGTRVCGSMIATRWGACSLLADCVIDATGDGDLAAFAGAEFVYGAARDHVTMWYSLAQYNKPGKLQNNFTSMVNVSDVQDYTRAILSGRRRWSVDVNGCHDHGIYVAPRESRHIIGDVVMNMSDQLLQRSWPDVINIHFSNHDMKGISEANWLHTGFIPPNLEIEIPYRMLLPKGLDGILVVGKAISATHDALPAIRMQSDLENLGGIAALAASMAVKENKFPRQIEYLILQKKIVKEGLIPEHILTRTCEPLQYSDEQLVALIDSIEVDEPLYEYSNMRMNEIYQQRIPFVEISTVGKRIIPFLEKAYAGAEGTRKVRIAQALAMYGSPTGVPTLISEIINMLQGEQLPKRTADILYVTMPPDHGAMPDVCYLLYSLGLTRDKRSIKVWQRVADLLNPSEEDFTDKMWGIFYYIHALCVGAEKLGVVDAVPFLKQLLSIPAISNQYCYEGHQADFFLERRALLELAIGRALARCGSSEGYEILINYLDDVRSLLSKQAYTELKRLSGLGHKKDQKRWSEWLKKNLNRLHPQPYILITDQAIENEAISRRI from the coding sequence GTGAAAAAACTTCAATTGCCTGCCGGTGATATTCCTATTTTAGCAGAAGTCGATGTCGTCATAATCGGTGGATCCTTTGCAGGTATTGCATGTGCATTGCAATTTGCTAAGCAAGGTAAACGTGTAATGCTGGTGGAATCAAGAACTTATTTAGGCAGCGAACTGACAGCTACACTTAGCCCTTGGGTCGAGCAATCTCAGTTATCAAGAACACAGTTAATCGACTCATGTATAAATACATGTGGGAAACCAGTTCAGAATGGAAATATGATTATTTTTCAAATGGATCAATTGAAACTACATCTTGAGGACCTATTATTTGATGCTGGTGTCGAATTATTGTATAGTTCACTGCCAATCACTATCACTCGCTTTGAAGCTAATTGGAATGGATTGGTGATTGCCAATAAATCAGGACGGCAGCTGATTCGGTGTAAAGGAATTGTCGATGCAACGGAAACTGCTATCACTACCTTTTTAACCGGAGAAGTTTTGAAATCTGCCGATGAAAAAGAGCAGAGATTCTATAAGCGAGTTTTAGAGTTTACAAATGTCCAAGAGATTGACCAAGCGGAAATAGCAGTTCCAACAGACTTAAACATAAAGGAAAATAAGATTAACCTTTATCATGGCTATCATGAGAATGGTCATGTCTATGTGGAATACGAAATATGCTTAGAGGCTGAAAACAGTTTAGAAGGAAATCGGATTCGTGAAACAATCGCCCAAAAACTAGGAATCTTGCTTAGTGAGTATTTAATTCAAGAGGTCCCAGCGTTCAGTAAAGCGTTGTTATCTGCAAGTTCATATGAATTAAAGGGTCCATATTGTATGGACAAAGAGACTGCTCCAAATTTTTATCTTGAAAAATTAGCAGTTAACCATCCCAACGTGTGGAGTTTTTATAAAGACCTATATAAAAATAATAATACGAATTGGCTTGATCCAGTAAAGGCAGCAGCCTTTGGCGAACAGTTTGCGGAATTAGTAACTGATTTCTCAATGACAAATCAGCAGGTCATTCAAGTTAAAGGTGTTACTTCTGAAGGCATTGCTGAGTATGAAGTGAGAATTCCGGTTGATTTTTTAGAAAAGAGTCTTGATTTTGGGAACGTTCCCACTCAAGAGGTCTTCCTTTCTAAAAGAGCCCAGGTGCTTGTTGCCGGCGGCGGCTCTAGTGGTGGTGCTGCGGCGATTGTATCTGCAGAGGAAGGAATGAACACCATCCTTGTTGACCTCAATCCTGGACTTGGGGGAACAGGTACATTCGGTGGAGTTGACAGCTATTGGTTTGGGAAGCGCCATGGTTATGCGGAGAAGATAACGAAACTCGTCCATGGTGTCCAGAAAAGAATTAACTATAAGGGCCATAAATGGAATATTGAGGCAAAAAAGTATGCGCTGTTAGAAACAGCAGACTTTTTAGGAATTGAAATGCTGTTCAATACGATTACCTTTGGAGCGATTACAAAAGGAACGCGTGTATGCGGCAGTATGATTGCAACAAGATGGGGAGCTTGCTCCCTATTAGCAGACTGTGTGATTGATGCAACCGGTGATGGTGATCTTGCAGCTTTTGCAGGGGCAGAATTTGTCTATGGTGCTGCTCGTGATCACGTTACGATGTGGTATTCTCTGGCTCAATATAACAAACCGGGAAAATTACAAAATAATTTTACCAGTATGGTAAATGTGTCCGATGTACAGGACTACACAAGAGCAATTCTCTCAGGAAGAAGAAGATGGAGTGTAGACGTTAATGGCTGTCATGATCACGGAATTTATGTAGCTCCTCGTGAAAGCCGCCATATCATTGGTGATGTAGTGATGAATATGAGTGATCAATTGCTGCAACGGAGCTGGCCTGATGTTATTAATATTCATTTCAGCAACCATGATATGAAAGGGATTAGCGAGGCAAACTGGTTACATACTGGTTTCATTCCCCCGAACCTTGAAATCGAAATACCCTACAGAATGCTGTTACCAAAAGGGCTAGATGGGATTTTAGTGGTCGGTAAAGCAATATCTGCTACACATGATGCACTGCCTGCGATTCGAATGCAATCAGATTTAGAAAATCTCGGTGGGATTGCAGCATTAGCGGCTTCGATGGCTGTGAAGGAAAATAAATTTCCTAGACAAATAGAGTATTTGATTTTACAGAAGAAAATCGTGAAAGAGGGCTTGATTCCTGAACATATTTTGACAAGAACTTGTGAGCCCCTTCAATATTCTGATGAGCAATTAGTAGCACTGATTGATTCCATTGAGGTGGACGAACCTCTCTATGAATACTCGAATATGCGGATGAATGAAATCTATCAACAACGAATACCATTTGTTGAAATTTCTACAGTGGGGAAACGCATCATTCCTTTCCTTGAAAAAGCATACGCGGGAGCAGAAGGTACTCGTAAGGTGCGAATCGCTCAAGCATTAGCCATGTATGGGTCACCAACTGGAGTACCAACCTTAATCTCAGAAATAATAAACATGCTTCAAGGGGAACAGCTTCCTAAACGGACAGCGGATATATTATATGTTACGATGCCGCCTGACCATGGGGCAATGCCAGATGTATGTTATTTACTCTATTCATTAGGATTAACAAGAGATAAACGGTCTATTAAGGTTTGGCAGCGAGTGGCTGATTTACTAAATCCATCTGAAGAAGACTTTACAGATAAAATGTGGGGGATTTTTTACTATATTCATGCGCTTTGTGTTGGTGCTGAAAAATTAGGTGTTGTGGATGCAGTTCCATTCCTTAAGCAGCTGCTATCAATTCCAGCTATAAGCAATCAGTATTGTTATGAGGGTCATCAAGCAGACTTTTTCTTAGAAAGAAGAGCCCTCCTTGAATTAGCTATCGGAAGGGCATTAGCACGGTGCGGCAGTTCTGAAGGATATGAAATATTAATTAACTATCTTGATGATGTACGTTCCTTACTAAGTAAGCAGGCATATACAGAATTAAAACGATTAAGCGGACTCGGCCATAAAAAAGACCAAAAAAGGTGGAGTGAATGGCTAAAGAAGAATTTGAATCGTCTCCACCCTCAACCATATATCCTAATTACGGATCAGGCTATCGAAAATGAAGCCATCTCAAGAAGAATATAA